Proteins from one Nomia melanderi isolate GNS246 chromosome 3, iyNomMela1, whole genome shotgun sequence genomic window:
- the LOC116430300 gene encoding methylthioribose-1-phosphate isomerase isoform X2: MTLQAIKWENGKLEILDQILLPAISRYIPVKGVEDGWKVINKMQVRGAPAIAIVGCLSLASELMKEDPVDKKSLRQDVEGKLNYLVSARPTAVNMKIAADELIQLANRLSKDQNVTKSEMKERFLKAIEAMLEKDIEDNKAIGDFGAQEILKHTSGDNSVRILTHCNTGSLATAEHAYCTETRPYNQGARLTAYELVYEKVPATLICDDMVAALMKSRNISAVVVGADRVAANGDTANKIGTYQIAIVAKYHNVPFYVAAPRTSIDFSIPSGDHIVIEERPDREMTHVNNQRIAAPGIQCWNPAFDVTPASLIKGIITEVGVFRPEDLARLKNYENS; this comes from the exons ATGACGCTGCAAGCGATCAAATGGGAAAACGGCAAGCTGGAAATTCTTGATCAGATACTGTTGCCGGCTATCTCCCGATACATCCCCGTCAAAGGCGTGGAGGATGGCTGGAAAGTCATCAATAAGATGCAG GTTCGAGGTGCACCGGCTATAGCTATCGTAGGCTGTTTAAGTCTTGCCAGTGAACTAATGAAAGAAGATCCGGTAGACAAAAAGAGTCTTCGACAGGATGTCGAgggtaaattaaattatttggtatcggCGCGTCCAACGGCAGTTAACATGAAGATTGCGGCGGATGAATTAATTCAGTTGGCCAATAGGCTTAGTAAAgatcaaaatgttacaaaatcgGAAATGAAGGAAAG GTTTCTCAAGGCCATAGAAGCTATGCTGGAAAAGGATATCGAGGACAATAAAGCTATTGGAGATTTCGGAGCACAAGAAATTTTGAAGCATACATCTGGGGATAATTCGGTCAGGATTCTGACGCATTGTAATACTGGCAGCCTTGCGACAGCAG AACACGCATATTGCACTGAAACTAGGCCATACAATCAAGGAGCAAGGTTGACTGCGTACGAATTGGTGTATGAAAAAGTTCCTGCTACCTTGATTTGCGACGATATGGTTGCGGCGCTGATGAAATCCAGAAATATATCCGCCGTTGTAGTTGGCGCGGATAGGGTAGCCGCTAATGGGGATACAGCCAATAAAATAGGAACTTATCAG ATCGCCATAGTCGCTAAGTACCACAATGTTCCTTTCTATGTAGCGGCTCCACGGACTTCCATAGACTTCAGTATTCCCAGTGGCGACCATATTGTCATCGAAGAGAGGCCAGACAGAGAAATGACTCACGTAAACAACCAACGAATCGCCGCACCTGGAATTCAGTGTTGGAATCCAGCGTTCGACGTAACTCCAGCTAGTCTGATCAAAGGCATTATCACCGAAGTTGGAGTCTTTAGACCCGAGGACCTGGCGCGGTTAAAGAACTATGAGAACTCATAA
- the LOC116430300 gene encoding methylthioribose-1-phosphate isomerase isoform X1, producing MTLQAIKWENGKLEILDQILLPAISRYIPVKGVEDGWKVINKMQVRGAPAIAIVGCLSLASELMKEDPVDKKSLRQDVEGKLNYLVSARPTAVNMKIAADELIQLANRLSKDQNVTKSEMKERFLKAIEAMLEKDIEDNKAIGDFGAQEILKHTSGDNSVRILTHCNTGSLATAGYGTALGVIRSLHKKNSLEHAYCTETRPYNQGARLTAYELVYEKVPATLICDDMVAALMKSRNISAVVVGADRVAANGDTANKIGTYQIAIVAKYHNVPFYVAAPRTSIDFSIPSGDHIVIEERPDREMTHVNNQRIAAPGIQCWNPAFDVTPASLIKGIITEVGVFRPEDLARLKNYENS from the exons ATGACGCTGCAAGCGATCAAATGGGAAAACGGCAAGCTGGAAATTCTTGATCAGATACTGTTGCCGGCTATCTCCCGATACATCCCCGTCAAAGGCGTGGAGGATGGCTGGAAAGTCATCAATAAGATGCAG GTTCGAGGTGCACCGGCTATAGCTATCGTAGGCTGTTTAAGTCTTGCCAGTGAACTAATGAAAGAAGATCCGGTAGACAAAAAGAGTCTTCGACAGGATGTCGAgggtaaattaaattatttggtatcggCGCGTCCAACGGCAGTTAACATGAAGATTGCGGCGGATGAATTAATTCAGTTGGCCAATAGGCTTAGTAAAgatcaaaatgttacaaaatcgGAAATGAAGGAAAG GTTTCTCAAGGCCATAGAAGCTATGCTGGAAAAGGATATCGAGGACAATAAAGCTATTGGAGATTTCGGAGCACAAGAAATTTTGAAGCATACATCTGGGGATAATTCGGTCAGGATTCTGACGCATTGTAATACTGGCAGCCTTGCGACAGCAGGTTATGGCACAGCTTTAGGTGTTATTAGATCTCTACATAAGAAAAATAGTCTTG AACACGCATATTGCACTGAAACTAGGCCATACAATCAAGGAGCAAGGTTGACTGCGTACGAATTGGTGTATGAAAAAGTTCCTGCTACCTTGATTTGCGACGATATGGTTGCGGCGCTGATGAAATCCAGAAATATATCCGCCGTTGTAGTTGGCGCGGATAGGGTAGCCGCTAATGGGGATACAGCCAATAAAATAGGAACTTATCAG ATCGCCATAGTCGCTAAGTACCACAATGTTCCTTTCTATGTAGCGGCTCCACGGACTTCCATAGACTTCAGTATTCCCAGTGGCGACCATATTGTCATCGAAGAGAGGCCAGACAGAGAAATGACTCACGTAAACAACCAACGAATCGCCGCACCTGGAATTCAGTGTTGGAATCCAGCGTTCGACGTAACTCCAGCTAGTCTGATCAAAGGCATTATCACCGAAGTTGGAGTCTTTAGACCCGAGGACCTGGCGCGGTTAAAGAACTATGAGAACTCATAA
- the LOC116430300 gene encoding methylthioribose-1-phosphate isomerase isoform X3, producing the protein MKEDPVDKKSLRQDVEGKLNYLVSARPTAVNMKIAADELIQLANRLSKDQNVTKSEMKERFLKAIEAMLEKDIEDNKAIGDFGAQEILKHTSGDNSVRILTHCNTGSLATAGYGTALGVIRSLHKKNSLEHAYCTETRPYNQGARLTAYELVYEKVPATLICDDMVAALMKSRNISAVVVGADRVAANGDTANKIGTYQIAIVAKYHNVPFYVAAPRTSIDFSIPSGDHIVIEERPDREMTHVNNQRIAAPGIQCWNPAFDVTPASLIKGIITEVGVFRPEDLARLKNYENS; encoded by the exons ATGAAAGAAGATCCGGTAGACAAAAAGAGTCTTCGACAGGATGTCGAgggtaaattaaattatttggtatcggCGCGTCCAACGGCAGTTAACATGAAGATTGCGGCGGATGAATTAATTCAGTTGGCCAATAGGCTTAGTAAAgatcaaaatgttacaaaatcgGAAATGAAGGAAAG GTTTCTCAAGGCCATAGAAGCTATGCTGGAAAAGGATATCGAGGACAATAAAGCTATTGGAGATTTCGGAGCACAAGAAATTTTGAAGCATACATCTGGGGATAATTCGGTCAGGATTCTGACGCATTGTAATACTGGCAGCCTTGCGACAGCAGGTTATGGCACAGCTTTAGGTGTTATTAGATCTCTACATAAGAAAAATAGTCTTG AACACGCATATTGCACTGAAACTAGGCCATACAATCAAGGAGCAAGGTTGACTGCGTACGAATTGGTGTATGAAAAAGTTCCTGCTACCTTGATTTGCGACGATATGGTTGCGGCGCTGATGAAATCCAGAAATATATCCGCCGTTGTAGTTGGCGCGGATAGGGTAGCCGCTAATGGGGATACAGCCAATAAAATAGGAACTTATCAG ATCGCCATAGTCGCTAAGTACCACAATGTTCCTTTCTATGTAGCGGCTCCACGGACTTCCATAGACTTCAGTATTCCCAGTGGCGACCATATTGTCATCGAAGAGAGGCCAGACAGAGAAATGACTCACGTAAACAACCAACGAATCGCCGCACCTGGAATTCAGTGTTGGAATCCAGCGTTCGACGTAACTCCAGCTAGTCTGATCAAAGGCATTATCACCGAAGTTGGAGTCTTTAGACCCGAGGACCTGGCGCGGTTAAAGAACTATGAGAACTCATAA